From a single Acidobacteriota bacterium genomic region:
- a CDS encoding 50S ribosomal protein L23 codes for MRVQDVIRRPLITEKSTELRDERNIVAFEVDRRANKIEVKKAVEAQFKVRVAEVRMANMHGKMRRQGRSFGRRPDWKKAYVRLAPGEKSIEFFEGV; via the coding sequence ATGAGGGTTCAAGACGTCATCCGGCGCCCGCTGATCACCGAGAAGTCGACGGAGCTGCGCGACGAGCGCAACATCGTGGCCTTCGAGGTCGATCGCCGGGCCAACAAGATCGAGGTCAAGAAGGCCGTCGAGGCGCAGTTCAAGGTGCGTGTCGCCGAAGTGCGGATGGCCAACATGCACGGCAAGATGCGGCGTCAGGGCAGGTCCTTCGGCCGCCGTCCCGATTGGAAGAAGGCTTACGTCCGGCTGGCGCCGGGCGAGAAGTCGATCGAGTTCTTCGAGGGGGTCTAG
- the rplB gene encoding 50S ribosomal protein L2, whose amino-acid sequence MAIKERKPTNPASRFQTYPTFEEITETRPYKPLTRGKKRTGGRNNSGRQTIWFRGGAHKRRHRTIDFKRQKHGVPAKVATIEYDPNRSARIVLLHYADGDKRYMLYVHGLEVGDTVMSGETAEVNPGNCLPLAKIPLGTIIHNVELRPGKGGQLVRSAGAGAQLMAKEGRYAQVKLPSGEVRKVLMTCYATIGQVGNLDHENVSLGKAGRNRWRGRRPHNRGVVMNPVDHPMGGGEGRSSGGRHPCTPWGVPTKGYKTRNNKRTDGMIVRRRNKK is encoded by the coding sequence ATGGCGATCAAAGAGAGAAAGCCGACCAACCCGGCGAGCCGGTTTCAGACCTATCCGACCTTCGAGGAGATCACGGAGACGCGGCCCTACAAGCCGCTGACCCGCGGCAAGAAGCGCACCGGAGGTCGCAACAACTCGGGCCGCCAGACGATCTGGTTCCGGGGCGGAGCTCACAAGCGCCGTCATCGCACCATCGACTTCAAGCGCCAGAAGCACGGCGTGCCGGCGAAGGTGGCGACCATCGAGTACGACCCCAATCGCTCGGCGCGCATCGTCCTGCTGCACTACGCCGACGGCGACAAGCGCTACATGCTGTACGTCCACGGCCTGGAGGTCGGCGATACGGTGATGAGCGGCGAGACCGCCGAGGTCAACCCGGGCAACTGTTTGCCGCTGGCGAAGATCCCCCTCGGTACGATCATCCACAACGTGGAGCTTCGTCCGGGCAAGGGCGGCCAGCTGGTGCGCAGCGCCGGCGCCGGCGCCCAGCTAATGGCGAAGGAGGGTCGTTACGCCCAGGTCAAGCTGCCCTCCGGCGAGGTGCGCAAGGTGCTGATGACCTGCTACGCCACCATTGGCCAGGTGGGTAACCTCGACCACGAGAACGTCTCGTTGGGCAAGGCCGGTCGAAATCGCTGGCGTGGCCGTCGGCCGCACAACCGTGGCGTCGTGATGAATCCGGTCGATCACCCGATGGGTGGTGGTGAGGGCCGCTCCTCCGGTGGTCGGCACCCCTGCACTCCGTGGGGTGTCCCGACCAAGGGTTACAAGACGCGAAACAACAAGCGCACCGACGGCATGATCGTGCGGCGCCGCAACAAGAAGTAG